A single window of Sneathiella limimaris DNA harbors:
- a CDS encoding sugar phosphate nucleotidyltransferase, translating into MSGRSVSTAMVLAAGLGKRLRPLTDRIPKPLVKVGGKSLIDYSLDLVRNAGIKDVVVNCHYLPEQIEAHVEQISDLNIHISDERAELLETGGGVQKALPFFKGQPFAVLNSDIIVQNRLKTSLKDLIEAWDEQEMDILLLLQPKEAAFGYDGAGDYDLDDEGRLHRPDPGKQAPFIYAGLQIVSPSLFEGVETGAFSMNVMFDKAAERGRLYGAVHDGVWLHVGTEAALQEAEGYLKSSD; encoded by the coding sequence GTGAGCGGACGTTCGGTTTCAACAGCAATGGTGTTGGCTGCAGGCCTTGGCAAGCGGTTGAGACCTCTTACAGATCGTATTCCAAAGCCGCTGGTCAAAGTGGGAGGGAAATCTCTTATCGACTACAGTCTCGATTTGGTCCGTAACGCGGGTATCAAGGATGTGGTGGTAAACTGTCATTATTTGCCGGAGCAGATCGAGGCTCACGTGGAGCAGATTTCAGACCTTAACATACATATTTCTGATGAACGGGCGGAGCTCTTGGAAACGGGAGGCGGTGTCCAAAAGGCGCTACCCTTTTTCAAAGGGCAGCCTTTTGCTGTTTTAAACTCGGACATCATTGTTCAAAATCGTTTGAAAACTTCCTTGAAAGACTTGATTGAGGCCTGGGATGAGCAAGAGATGGATATCCTCCTTCTGTTGCAACCCAAAGAGGCTGCGTTTGGTTATGATGGAGCCGGTGATTACGATCTTGATGATGAGGGACGGCTACATCGTCCGGATCCAGGGAAACAGGCACCCTTTATTTACGCTGGATTGCAAATTGTATCACCAAGCCTTTTTGAGGGTGTAGAAACGGGTGCCTTTTCGATGAATGTTATGTTTGATAAAGCAGCCGAACGGGGCAGGCTTTATGGTGCAGTTCATGATGGGGTGTGGCTTCATGTCGGAACTGAAGCGGCGCTCCAAGAGGCGGAAGGTTATCTGAAATCCAGTGACTGA
- the addB gene encoding double-strand break repair protein AddB, whose translation MTEFGEIKASVLNIPPEYPFVDCLARYLLDRYQADLTKLGDITILTTTRRAARALQNAFLRETHGKPLLLPRMRPLGDVDEDELALEGDLSGDQQKALELPPAIESLRRQLLLSRLIATRDPEAYDLSRAAGLAIELSRLLDQVQTEGLELDGLKELVPAEYAEHWQVTLEFLKIISDVWPRILEEEGAIDPARRRDLLLRLQIEEWQTNPPDGEIFAVGSTGSIPTTADMLCLVASLPNGTVVLPGVDKHLDEQSWEIVQKDPSHPQYGLSRLLQKMGVSREDVPDLKLEGLQNCPTDRSAFLSEAMRPASTTDKWQDTHIPAVKDFGGVIQINCSGAQAEAQVIALAMRQSLEDPTKTTALVTPDRDLSRRVVAELKRWGLEVDDSAGSSLDQSPPGIFLRLTARLVAERFDPLVLLSTLKHPYSAMDYPKGTFRQLIRELERKVLRGPRPAEGLSGIQALVKLKQQHGEISDELAAWFEEFCELVRPFSDLMTEPQVDFELLVKSHVRFAEQLSVFAETGDTNLWYGHFGESAAGFISELLRASDIAGQINPESWAELLDSLMVGRMVRSRYGQHPRLQIWGPIEARLQRADRMILGGLNKGIWPPEQAGDPWMSRPMRQDFNLPLPEKKIGLSAHDFQQAFCAKEVILTRAEKLDGAPTVPSRWLLRIETLLRKNGESLSGSEGLNLQDWQNRLDRPVTIAPVDPPRPTPPLFARPRRLSVTRIEKWIKDPYSIFADAILGLKPLDEIGMAPGGAEKGTLIHEALEKFVKCFPDHLPADAEERLLKIGGEVFADVLAYPAVWAFWWPRFERIARWFVEFERERRETFKPTLLEAKGTIDIPAPKGSFTLSGTADRIDENGNGEVSVIDYKTGSVPSDKQVETGISPQLSLEAAMIERGGFTDLKSASVIELLYLRLSGGEPAGEVKHSSKKVPVTELAEAAYEGLSRLIAQFDKEATPYLVRPRPDFVDRFNDYEHLSRLREWSGGQDD comes from the coding sequence GTGACTGAGTTTGGTGAAATCAAAGCTTCTGTTCTGAATATTCCACCAGAATATCCTTTTGTGGATTGTTTGGCCCGGTACCTATTGGATCGCTATCAGGCAGATTTAACAAAACTTGGTGATATTACCATTTTAACAACGACCCGCCGGGCGGCAAGGGCATTGCAGAATGCTTTTTTGCGCGAAACCCATGGGAAACCTTTACTTCTTCCAAGAATGAGACCTCTTGGAGATGTAGATGAAGATGAACTTGCTTTGGAAGGCGACTTAAGTGGAGATCAGCAAAAAGCGCTTGAGCTTCCCCCTGCAATTGAAAGCCTTCGGCGTCAGCTACTGCTATCCCGTCTCATAGCTACACGGGACCCAGAAGCCTACGACCTGTCTCGTGCCGCTGGACTTGCCATAGAGCTTTCACGTCTTTTGGACCAGGTTCAAACAGAAGGGCTAGAGCTTGATGGTCTGAAAGAGCTGGTGCCAGCTGAGTATGCAGAGCATTGGCAAGTGACACTGGAATTTTTGAAAATCATTAGCGATGTATGGCCTCGTATACTGGAAGAAGAAGGTGCGATAGATCCTGCTCGCCGTCGAGATTTGCTTCTTAGATTGCAGATAGAAGAATGGCAAACCAATCCTCCGGATGGAGAAATTTTTGCCGTTGGTTCAACTGGTTCCATTCCAACGACAGCCGATATGTTGTGCCTCGTTGCCTCTCTTCCAAACGGGACTGTTGTTTTACCAGGCGTTGATAAACATTTGGATGAGCAAAGTTGGGAAATCGTTCAAAAGGATCCTAGCCATCCTCAATACGGATTATCACGACTGCTTCAGAAAATGGGTGTTTCGCGCGAAGATGTTCCGGATTTGAAGCTTGAAGGTTTGCAAAATTGTCCAACTGACCGGTCTGCTTTTCTCTCTGAGGCTATGCGCCCGGCATCTACAACGGACAAGTGGCAAGATACGCATATCCCTGCTGTGAAGGACTTTGGTGGAGTTATTCAAATCAACTGCTCCGGTGCACAGGCTGAAGCACAGGTAATTGCGCTTGCCATGCGGCAATCGTTGGAAGATCCGACAAAAACTACGGCCCTGGTGACGCCGGATCGAGACTTGTCACGCCGTGTGGTCGCAGAACTGAAACGGTGGGGTTTAGAGGTTGATGACAGTGCAGGTTCGAGTTTAGACCAATCACCGCCTGGGATTTTCTTGCGCTTGACTGCCCGTCTGGTCGCAGAGCGGTTTGATCCTCTGGTACTTTTATCGACCTTAAAGCATCCATATTCAGCGATGGATTATCCGAAAGGAACGTTTCGCCAGCTGATCCGAGAATTAGAGCGAAAAGTCCTTAGGGGGCCGCGGCCTGCTGAGGGTCTTTCAGGTATACAGGCTCTTGTAAAGCTTAAGCAGCAGCATGGTGAAATCTCTGATGAACTGGCTGCTTGGTTTGAGGAGTTTTGTGAGTTGGTGCGGCCATTTTCCGACTTGATGACGGAACCTCAAGTGGATTTTGAGTTATTGGTCAAATCACATGTCCGCTTTGCCGAACAGCTTTCTGTTTTTGCAGAAACCGGGGATACAAATCTTTGGTATGGGCATTTTGGAGAGAGTGCGGCAGGGTTTATTTCTGAGCTGTTAAGAGCCTCGGATATTGCGGGCCAGATAAACCCAGAAAGTTGGGCAGAACTTCTGGACAGCCTTATGGTTGGGCGAATGGTTCGAAGTCGGTATGGTCAACATCCTCGCCTGCAGATTTGGGGACCAATTGAGGCTCGATTGCAGCGGGCAGATCGTATGATCCTTGGGGGGCTGAATAAAGGGATATGGCCACCAGAACAAGCTGGCGATCCATGGATGAGCAGGCCCATGCGGCAGGATTTTAATCTTCCCTTGCCAGAAAAGAAAATTGGTCTTTCGGCTCATGACTTCCAGCAGGCCTTTTGTGCGAAGGAGGTTATCCTCACACGCGCCGAAAAACTGGACGGTGCTCCGACAGTTCCCAGCCGCTGGTTATTGCGGATTGAAACCCTGCTTCGAAAAAACGGTGAAAGCCTATCCGGTTCTGAAGGTTTAAATTTGCAGGATTGGCAAAATAGGCTGGACCGACCTGTTACCATCGCGCCTGTAGACCCGCCGCGTCCAACACCACCCTTGTTTGCGCGACCAAGACGACTGTCCGTCACGCGTATCGAGAAATGGATAAAGGATCCGTATTCCATATTTGCGGATGCCATACTGGGGTTGAAGCCACTTGATGAGATCGGCATGGCTCCAGGAGGGGCAGAAAAAGGTACTCTTATTCATGAAGCGCTAGAGAAATTCGTGAAGTGCTTTCCAGACCATCTTCCTGCGGACGCTGAAGAAAGGTTGCTAAAAATCGGGGGGGAGGTTTTTGCTGATGTCCTTGCCTATCCAGCTGTCTGGGCTTTTTGGTGGCCAAGATTTGAGAGAATAGCGCGATGGTTTGTTGAGTTTGAACGGGAGCGGAGAGAGACTTTCAAACCAACCTTGTTAGAGGCAAAGGGAACGATCGATATTCCAGCTCCCAAGGGGTCTTTTACTCTCTCAGGAACCGCAGATCGCATTGATGAAAATGGAAATGGTGAAGTCTCCGTTATTGACTATAAAACGGGATCAGTTCCATCGGATAAACAGGTTGAAACCGGGATATCTCCACAGTTGTCTCTTGAGGCAGCCATGATTGAAAGGGGCGGGTTTACAGATTTGAAATCTGCAAGTGTGATTGAACTTCTGTATTTGAGATTAAGTGGTGGTGAGCCAGCAGGAGAAGTCAAACATTCTTCCAAAAAAGTGCCGGTAACAGAGCTTGCTGAAGCCGCATATGAAGGGTTAAGTCGCCTGATCGCCCAGTTTGATAAAGAGGCAACGCCTTATCTCGTGCGTCCTCGACCAGACTTCGTAGACCGATTTAATGACTATGAGCATTTATCCCGCCTGAGAGAATGGTCGGGAGGGCAGGATGACTAG
- a CDS encoding PAS domain-containing sensor histidine kinase: MAKGERSWTKAMEVDYSSTELVIIWLTVLIVIILAMALYVMRKKALSLLTQSDQISERVKLLEEELELAHAEKKEKDKELLNTKSILMDTRAERDDYIDLLNAAPYPIWRRDQQSRIIWHNTQFEEIVGSANSIGDIPELASKREPDQARKLAARARVTQSPQSEIRRFVVGGDLHSYKVSEVPLEFENQLAGFAEDVTLQEQMAQDINEHMRGQESVLENITTAIAIYGPDLRLDFYNQTYVKLWKLSDSFLEERPTILEVLDKQRELRRLPEQADFSAYKSKRKALFTNLIETQEELVQLPDETMLRTVIAPHSKGGLFFMFEDVTDKMILERAHNTQTAVQRATLDNLYEAVAVFGSDARLKLFNAGFSEIWGIPEDFLEEDIHISVLVDKVFEQWKMEDARDLRDRYIANVTRRDAFSGQLEHLTDRIVNYNRVPLPDGNVLFTYLDVTDQLRVERMLTERNEALEAADRMKTEFVASVSHELRTPLNTIIGFAEILVKQFFGPLNEKQTEYGQGILDSSNHLLHLINDILDMANIQAGKIELELEPVDLHALLANVVTLVHDRARKRRINLDFEISDDLGWATLDERRIKQVIFNLFSNSIKFTDPGGEVKLIAERNDEGILIQVKDTGIGISRESQKRIFERFAKGDTTQENAGAGIGLSLVKSFVEMHGGTVTLASEENVGTTIYCQLPNSLCLETKPS; the protein is encoded by the coding sequence ATGGCAAAAGGGGAGAGGTCTTGGACCAAAGCGATGGAAGTTGATTATTCATCCACAGAGCTGGTCATTATCTGGCTGACAGTCCTAATCGTTATTATTTTGGCGATGGCACTTTATGTCATGCGGAAGAAGGCTTTGTCGCTCTTAACGCAAAGCGACCAAATCTCTGAACGGGTGAAACTTCTCGAAGAGGAACTTGAACTTGCCCATGCCGAGAAAAAAGAAAAAGATAAAGAGCTTTTGAATACAAAATCCATACTGATGGATACTCGCGCGGAACGGGATGACTACATTGATCTTCTCAATGCAGCTCCATATCCGATCTGGCGCCGCGATCAGCAATCCCGGATCATCTGGCACAACACACAATTTGAAGAGATAGTGGGTTCTGCCAACTCTATCGGTGATATTCCTGAATTGGCATCCAAGCGGGAACCAGATCAGGCGCGTAAACTGGCGGCTCGTGCACGCGTTACACAAAGTCCACAATCTGAGATCCGGCGGTTCGTCGTTGGAGGAGATCTTCATAGCTATAAAGTCTCTGAAGTTCCGCTGGAGTTCGAAAATCAGCTTGCTGGTTTTGCAGAAGATGTAACGCTTCAGGAACAGATGGCCCAGGATATCAACGAGCACATGCGCGGTCAGGAAAGTGTTCTTGAAAATATTACCACAGCCATTGCAATTTACGGCCCTGACCTGCGTCTCGATTTTTACAATCAAACATATGTCAAACTATGGAAGCTAAGTGATAGCTTTTTGGAAGAGCGTCCGACAATCCTGGAGGTTTTGGATAAACAACGAGAGTTACGCCGGCTACCGGAGCAGGCTGATTTTTCTGCCTACAAATCCAAGCGAAAAGCTCTCTTCACAAATTTGATTGAAACCCAGGAAGAGCTGGTTCAGCTTCCGGACGAGACAATGCTGAGAACGGTGATCGCTCCCCACTCCAAGGGGGGGCTGTTTTTTATGTTTGAGGATGTCACCGACAAGATGATCCTGGAGCGGGCACATAATACTCAAACTGCCGTTCAGCGTGCGACATTGGACAATTTGTATGAAGCCGTTGCTGTGTTCGGTTCTGATGCCAGGTTAAAGCTCTTTAACGCTGGTTTCAGTGAGATTTGGGGAATTCCAGAAGATTTTCTGGAAGAAGACATCCATATTTCCGTGCTGGTGGACAAAGTCTTTGAGCAATGGAAGATGGAGGATGCCAGGGATCTGAGGGATCGATATATCGCAAATGTGACTCGCCGGGATGCGTTTTCAGGGCAATTGGAGCACCTTACCGATCGGATCGTGAATTATAACCGAGTGCCGCTCCCTGATGGAAATGTTCTATTCACCTATCTGGATGTAACCGACCAGCTTCGGGTGGAGAGGATGCTGACAGAGCGGAACGAGGCTTTGGAAGCTGCCGATAGAATGAAAACAGAGTTTGTGGCAAGCGTGAGTCATGAGCTTCGTACACCGCTGAACACGATCATCGGATTTGCTGAAATTCTAGTGAAGCAGTTTTTTGGACCGCTTAATGAGAAACAGACCGAATATGGGCAAGGTATCCTCGACAGTTCCAATCACCTGTTGCATCTGATCAATGATATTCTGGATATGGCCAATATTCAGGCTGGTAAGATCGAACTGGAACTGGAACCAGTAGATCTGCATGCGCTTCTTGCCAATGTGGTCACTCTCGTTCATGACCGGGCTCGTAAGCGCCGAATTAACCTGGATTTTGAAATTTCAGATGATCTGGGTTGGGCAACTCTCGATGAACGTCGGATCAAGCAGGTGATCTTTAATCTATTCAGCAATTCCATCAAGTTCACAGATCCAGGCGGTGAAGTGAAATTGATAGCGGAACGAAATGATGAGGGAATTCTGATTCAAGTCAAAGATACGGGTATTGGTATCTCTAGGGAGTCACAAAAGCGGATTTTCGAGCGATTTGCCAAGGGAGATACGACCCAGGAAAATGCGGGTGCAGGCATCGGTCTTTCTTTGGTTAAAAGCTTTGTCGAAATGCATGGTGGGACTGTCACGCTGGCATCTGAAGAGAATGTAGGAACAACTATTTACTGCCAGTTACCAAATAGTCTGTGCCTGGAGACAAAACCCAGTTAA
- a CDS encoding aminoglycoside phosphotransferase family protein, whose product MEDAVARAGGASNSMTVSVDAFIERGGFAGAARQKLAGDASSRSYKRISLDGNSAILMQDPDQSSVKSFLKVSEILKDWGYSAPEILVDGSKDGLLLLEDFGDELFARILETAPEREMELYTLAADFLVDLTKQDAPTGLKLYSQSYVLDQNALFLDWYVPNILGESLPDKARFFFQQIWRELFELLSEDQEVFLYRDFHAENLFFLEGRKGLRQLGLIDYQDAMTGPAAYDLASLLQDARRTVSTELATSIVDHYVSRTNYDQKEFMRSYSILGAHRCLRILGVFTRLAKQQNKDRYSRFMPRVLGYLNSNLAHPDLVALKHWIKVTLGNNMDEVPL is encoded by the coding sequence TTGGAAGATGCGGTTGCAAGAGCTGGTGGGGCGTCAAACAGCATGACAGTTTCAGTGGATGCGTTTATTGAACGAGGGGGATTTGCTGGGGCTGCGCGCCAAAAACTAGCAGGTGATGCTTCAAGTCGGAGTTACAAGCGCATTTCGCTTGATGGCAATTCGGCGATACTGATGCAGGATCCGGATCAATCAAGTGTTAAATCTTTCCTCAAGGTATCGGAAATTTTGAAAGATTGGGGGTATAGCGCACCTGAAATCCTGGTAGACGGGTCCAAGGATGGTCTGCTGTTGCTTGAGGATTTCGGAGATGAACTCTTCGCGCGAATTCTGGAAACAGCGCCTGAGCGAGAAATGGAACTCTATACGCTTGCTGCAGATTTTCTCGTAGATCTAACAAAGCAGGATGCGCCAACAGGTTTGAAACTTTACTCCCAATCATATGTGTTGGACCAGAATGCCTTGTTTTTAGATTGGTATGTTCCAAACATTTTGGGAGAGTCCTTGCCCGACAAGGCTCGCTTTTTCTTCCAGCAAATTTGGAGAGAACTCTTTGAGCTTCTTTCAGAGGATCAGGAAGTTTTTCTCTATCGGGATTTTCACGCAGAAAATCTGTTTTTTTTAGAGGGACGTAAGGGGCTTCGCCAGCTTGGCTTAATTGACTATCAGGATGCGATGACAGGGCCGGCGGCCTATGACTTGGCTTCATTGTTACAGGACGCTCGCCGAACCGTTTCTACAGAACTGGCGACGTCGATTGTAGACCATTACGTATCCAGAACAAATTATGATCAAAAAGAGTTTATGAGAAGCTATTCCATACTGGGGGCTCACAGGTGCCTTCGGATTTTGGGAGTTTTTACAAGGCTCGCCAAGCAACAGAACAAGGATCGATATTCCCGATTTATGCCGAGGGTACTGGGATATCTGAACAGTAACCTGGCACATCCGGATTTGGTTGCTCTGAAGCACTGGATCAAAGTGACCTTGGGAAACAATATGGATGAGGTGCCCTTGTGA
- the addA gene encoding double-strand break repair helicase AddA: MTSSFSSMTLAGIKAQQQAANPTHSVWVSASAGSGKTRVLVDRTLRLMLGGTAPERILCITFTKAAAAEMANRLNKTLGDWSVKDEAELIVAIEELQGYRPSPEEVTRARQLFANVLDAPGGLKIQTIHSFCGSVLARFPLEAGISPNFQELDDRTASEIMEVCRDRLLSHSQGPGEEALKTALQIVSEKINEQDFSDLMLGLSSRRGRFKRFFQSAQDINGAVQHIADLLGADQNLTEEEILQKASDETAFDATSLRQAVEVLNAGGKRDQDNAARMSNWLANPQDRSQLFEDYLKAYLTAEGKRKADSTLASKASVSAMPDILEVMRAEAERLLDILDQCRRIRVLSSTKAMLVLGRWLLDEYEREKTRRGALDFDDLILTTRDLLSQQDVTPWVMYKLDGGIDHILVDEAQDTSPEQWEVIKALTAEFFSGDTARDQGRTLFVVGDEKQSIYSFQGADPAAFDYMRRLFEKKAGVADKSWQQVPMELSFRSTHAVLSLVDEVFAREEARSGVTFGAEQVRHFIHRMDQIGHTEIWPVVKPEPREDEDPWEIPVDQGFTVSPPAKLADNIAVQIKDWMSRGEILASANRPIAPKDIMILVQSRNALFDELVRALKSHAIPVAGADRMRLTEQLAVLDLIALGRFVLLPEDDLNLASLLKSPFCGLDDMDLFDLAYGRKGSLWSALQDKAGSKKRYADAVEFLKNQLSRADFVPVYEFYAEILGRDQGRRKLLSRLGEEALDPIEEFLSLALTYQKSETSSLQGFLHWVQSGGAEIKRDMEQGRNEVRILTVHGSKGLQAPIVFLPDTCQRSAPPRSSQVIWAEGDVATPLWPVRKENFDQFTAGVRDRLKARTEEEKRRLLYVALTRAEDRLYICGWENKQSRPSGCWYDLVDMAFSDGSDHPIEEVELPFGGVARRRTSGTVVNEKKVVPETSEFVPSEALPEWITKPPAAEPFPPQPLTPSREDEEPPVRSPLGTDDGHRFHRGLIIHRLLESLPAVLPANRVETARNWLARPTHGLSEHQQQQILEETMRVLDHPEFGEIFGPGSKAEVPVTALMGDRIMSGQIDRLLIGEEEILIVDYKTNRPSPTDIGDVPSVYLRQMEIYRTALKKLYPEKRIKCGLLWTDGPHMMSLPDT, from the coding sequence ATGACTAGCTCTTTTTCCTCAATGACATTGGCTGGAATTAAGGCGCAGCAACAGGCTGCAAATCCTACCCATTCAGTTTGGGTTTCAGCTTCAGCTGGATCCGGGAAAACAAGGGTATTGGTGGATCGTACCTTGCGTTTGATGCTTGGCGGGACAGCGCCAGAGCGGATTTTGTGTATTACCTTTACCAAAGCGGCCGCTGCTGAGATGGCGAACCGGCTTAACAAAACCCTGGGTGATTGGTCTGTTAAGGATGAAGCGGAACTCATCGTTGCCATTGAGGAATTGCAAGGATATCGCCCCAGTCCTGAAGAGGTGACCCGTGCGCGGCAATTATTTGCCAATGTGTTGGATGCACCGGGTGGACTTAAAATCCAAACTATTCATTCCTTCTGTGGATCTGTTCTGGCGCGGTTTCCACTGGAGGCAGGGATCTCTCCTAACTTCCAGGAGCTGGACGATCGTACCGCATCCGAAATAATGGAGGTGTGTCGGGACAGGTTGTTGTCACATTCTCAAGGGCCGGGGGAAGAAGCCCTGAAAACTGCGCTTCAGATCGTCAGTGAAAAAATAAATGAACAGGATTTCTCCGATCTGATGCTGGGTTTGAGTAGCCGGAGAGGTCGATTTAAGCGGTTTTTTCAATCAGCCCAAGACATAAATGGTGCAGTGCAACATATTGCGGATTTGTTAGGTGCCGATCAAAATCTGACTGAAGAAGAAATCCTTCAAAAAGCGAGTGATGAAACTGCATTTGACGCGACCTCGTTACGTCAAGCTGTTGAAGTCTTGAACGCCGGTGGAAAACGGGATCAGGACAATGCGGCGAGAATGAGCAATTGGCTAGCCAACCCGCAGGATCGGTCCCAACTCTTTGAAGATTATCTGAAAGCCTATCTGACTGCTGAGGGAAAAAGAAAAGCGGATAGTACTCTTGCAAGCAAAGCCTCTGTATCCGCGATGCCTGATATCTTGGAGGTTATGAGGGCAGAGGCAGAGCGGTTGTTGGATATCTTGGATCAGTGCCGGCGGATTAGGGTTTTATCCAGTACAAAGGCGATGCTGGTGTTAGGTCGATGGTTACTTGATGAATATGAGCGGGAAAAAACAAGACGCGGCGCACTTGATTTTGATGATCTAATTTTGACGACCCGGGATCTTTTGAGCCAACAAGATGTCACACCTTGGGTGATGTATAAGTTGGATGGCGGGATCGATCATATTTTGGTCGATGAAGCGCAAGACACCAGCCCTGAACAATGGGAGGTGATCAAAGCGCTCACCGCAGAGTTTTTTAGTGGTGATACGGCTCGCGATCAGGGGAGGACCCTTTTTGTTGTAGGAGATGAGAAACAGTCCATCTATTCCTTTCAGGGGGCTGATCCCGCAGCGTTTGATTACATGCGGCGTTTGTTTGAGAAGAAGGCAGGGGTAGCGGACAAAAGCTGGCAACAGGTTCCGATGGAGTTGTCTTTCCGATCCACACATGCAGTGCTGTCTTTGGTAGATGAAGTCTTTGCCAGAGAGGAAGCTCGTTCGGGGGTTACGTTTGGCGCTGAACAAGTACGCCATTTTATTCACCGGATGGATCAGATTGGACATACTGAAATTTGGCCCGTCGTAAAGCCGGAACCGAGAGAGGACGAGGACCCTTGGGAAATTCCAGTGGATCAAGGCTTCACCGTCAGTCCGCCAGCCAAACTGGCAGATAACATAGCAGTTCAGATAAAGGACTGGATGTCTCGCGGTGAAATTTTGGCCTCCGCTAACCGTCCGATTGCCCCAAAAGACATCATGATACTGGTGCAAAGTCGAAACGCCTTATTCGATGAACTCGTTAGGGCTTTGAAGTCCCATGCTATCCCGGTGGCTGGCGCCGATCGGATGCGATTGACCGAACAGTTGGCCGTATTGGATTTGATTGCACTTGGACGGTTTGTCTTGTTGCCGGAAGATGACCTCAATCTTGCGAGCCTTCTTAAGAGCCCTTTTTGTGGACTGGATGATATGGACCTTTTTGATCTGGCCTATGGTCGAAAAGGAAGTCTTTGGTCTGCCCTGCAAGACAAGGCGGGGTCGAAAAAGCGCTATGCAGATGCCGTGGAGTTTTTGAAAAACCAGCTTTCTCGGGCCGATTTTGTTCCCGTGTACGAATTTTATGCTGAAATTCTGGGTCGCGATCAAGGCCGGCGAAAATTGCTATCTCGATTGGGTGAAGAGGCGCTGGATCCCATTGAGGAGTTTTTGTCTCTGGCTCTCACCTATCAGAAGTCCGAAACCAGTTCGTTGCAGGGGTTTCTTCACTGGGTTCAATCTGGTGGGGCTGAGATTAAACGAGATATGGAGCAAGGTCGAAACGAGGTTAGGATTTTAACCGTTCATGGATCTAAAGGTCTGCAGGCACCCATAGTTTTCCTGCCAGATACCTGTCAGCGATCTGCCCCGCCCCGTTCCAGTCAGGTCATATGGGCGGAAGGCGACGTAGCGACCCCGCTTTGGCCAGTGCGAAAAGAAAATTTTGATCAATTTACCGCCGGTGTTCGGGATCGACTGAAAGCGCGTACTGAGGAAGAGAAGCGCCGATTACTCTATGTAGCCCTGACCCGGGCAGAGGACAGACTCTACATTTGTGGTTGGGAAAACAAGCAGTCGAGACCCTCCGGCTGTTGGTATGATTTGGTGGATATGGCGTTTTCAGACGGATCAGATCACCCTATTGAGGAAGTTGAGCTTCCTTTTGGTGGTGTTGCACGTCGCCGCACAAGCGGAACTGTTGTTAATGAAAAGAAAGTTGTCCCCGAAACTTCCGAATTTGTGCCTAGTGAGGCGCTTCCAGAATGGATAACAAAGCCACCAGCCGCAGAGCCTTTCCCACCACAACCGCTAACGCCTTCTCGTGAGGATGAAGAGCCGCCTGTTCGTTCCCCGCTCGGCACAGATGATGGGCATCGGTTTCATCGAGGCTTGATCATTCATCGATTGTTGGAGAGCTTACCGGCTGTCTTGCCAGCGAACAGGGTAGAGACAGCCCGAAACTGGCTTGCACGTCCAACCCACGGATTGTCAGAGCATCAACAACAACAAATCTTGGAAGAGACGATGCGTGTTTTGGATCATCCAGAGTTTGGAGAAATATTTGGCCCTGGTAGTAAGGCAGAGGTTCCGGTCACAGCGTTGATGGGGGATCGGATTATGTCAGGACAGATAGACCGATTGTTAATTGGTGAGGAGGAGATTCTGATTGTTGATTACAAGACGAACCGGCCTTCTCCAACAGATATTGGTGATGTGCCATCGGTTTATCTTCGGCAAATGGAAATTTATCGAACCGCTCTAAAAAAACTCTATCCTGAAAAACGGATTAAATGCGGCCTGTTATGGACAGATGGGCCCCATATGATGAGTCTTCCAGACACATGA
- the tsaE gene encoding tRNA (adenosine(37)-N6)-threonylcarbamoyltransferase complex ATPase subunit type 1 TsaE, giving the protein MSTELILSHTVTSEQETAAFAKELAAYLKTKDVVFLKGTLGAGKTSFARALIRALCGGDIEVPSPTFNLLLTYEGTNGPIYHYDFYRLEDPEEVWELDVEDAYESAITLMEWVERLEDLAPQNALEVDIELNEDVNSRTIRLRGNANWKMRLQELVGRQTA; this is encoded by the coding sequence ATGTCAACAGAACTCATTCTTAGCCATACCGTTACATCTGAACAGGAGACGGCTGCCTTTGCAAAGGAGCTTGCCGCTTATCTGAAGACAAAAGATGTCGTTTTCCTAAAAGGAACATTGGGAGCCGGGAAAACATCATTTGCCAGGGCTTTAATCAGGGCATTATGTGGTGGGGATATTGAGGTTCCGAGCCCAACATTTAATCTACTTCTGACTTATGAAGGCACCAACGGGCCAATCTATCATTATGATTTTTATCGCCTTGAGGACCCGGAAGAAGTTTGGGAGCTGGATGTAGAGGACGCCTACGAGTCCGCTATTACTTTGATGGAGTGGGTAGAACGTCTTGAGGATCTTGCTCCGCAAAATGCGTTGGAAGTTGATATTGAATTGAATGAAGATGTTAATAGCCGGACCATCAGACTTAGGGGTAATGCAAATTGGAAGATGCGGTTGCAAGAGCTGGTGGGGCGTCAAACAGCATGA